In one Antennarius striatus isolate MH-2024 chromosome 15, ASM4005453v1, whole genome shotgun sequence genomic region, the following are encoded:
- the LOC137608384 gene encoding solute carrier family 46 member 2-like yields MVLCHQAVSSVLRGIEPLLLLEQLGSTFFYASLQMVVKDRSVNASYPNASLSSEESQQKFISDFYMIYYLILQVAPILPAVLLAKIGDRRWRKAPVVVPLFGYLQCSLVLLLVVLLRLPLEVMFGAGTLFGLSGGFCTFWSGVMTMTSLGSTAADRSKAMMRMELLYASTGLLANLVSGHLFLMYSSSLGRGTFLLSVSTLLNLLCLVQAVVLLQVTRVTSQKSDEDCQLISDASSDVPAKASGINKVNVVLFFAAAMLYVSGYDGAIDMLPTFVMKDPLNWDATLIGYGNAAGSVIVLTSFLGVVVFRRCCSDIVLILIGMVSFALGIFCMSFVKTTFMFYLARSLNMFSLIPMPMIRSLLSQQVPESSYGITLTSLQVSLKVAGLAYIPAFTKIYQRSLGWFPGFIFVLSTTITVLGMIPISIIMCRSSQKHQHEKIHGKWQKQHCHKH; encoded by the exons ATGGTCCTGTGTCACCAGGCGGTCTCCTCGGTGCTCCGGGGgatagagccgctgctcctgcTGGAGCAGCTGGGCAGCACCTTCTTCTACGCCTCCCTCCAGATGGTGGTCAAGGACCGCTCCGTCAACGCCTCCTACCCCAACGCCTCCCTGTCCTCGGAGGAGAGCCAGCAGAAGTTCATCTCGGACTTCTACATGATCTACTACCTCATCCTCCAGGTGGCTCCGATCCTCCCTGCGGTGCTCCTGGCCAAGATAGGAGACCGCCGCTGGAGGAAAGCCCCCGTCGTGGTGCCCCTGTTCGGATACCTGCAGTGCAGTCTcgtcctgctgctggtggttCTGCTCCGGCTCCCGCTGGAGGTCATGTTCGGCGCCGGGACTCTCTTCGGGTTGTCCGGCGGCTTCTGCACCTTCTGGTCCGGCGTGATGACGATGACGTCACTCGGGTCCACGGCGGCCGACAGATCCAAG GCCATGATGAGAATGGAGCTGCTGTATGCATCAACAGGCCTGTTGGCGAACCTGGTGTCTGGTCATCTGTTCCTGATGTACAGCTCTAGTTTGGGCCGTGGGACCTTCCTCCTGTCTGTGAGCACACTACTGAACCTGCTGTGTCTCGTTCAAGCTGTCGTCCTGCTGCAG GTCACGCGAGTAACCAGTCAGAAGTCCGATGAGGACTGCCAGCTCATTTCTGATGCCTCCAGCGATGTTCCAGCAAAGGCTTCTGGGATCAACAAGGTGAATGTGGTTCTGTTCTTTGCAGCGGCCATGCTATACGTATCTGGATACGATGGAGCCATAGACATGCTGCCCACATTTGTGATGAAGGATCCACTCAACTGGGATGCCACTCTG ATTGGTTATGGAAATGCAGCAGGTTCTGTGATCGTCCTCACCAGTTTCCTGGGTGTCGTTGTGTTCCGTCGTTGCTGCAGTGACATCGTGCTCATCCTGATCGGCATGGTGTCGTTCGCTTTGGGAATTTTCTGCATGTCCTTCGTGAAAACAACCTTCATGTTCTACCTCG ctcGTTCTCTCAACATGTTTTCTCTCATCCCAATGCCCATGATCAGATCTCTGCTCTCACAGCAGGTTCCAGAATCCTCATATG GCATCACTCTCACCTCCCTCCAGGTGTCTCTGAAGGTTGCCGGTCTGGCATACATCCCTGCTTTTACTAAGATCTACCAGAGATCATTAGGCTGGTTCCCAGGTTTCATCTTTGTGCTCTCCACCACCATAACAGTTCTTGGAATGATCCCCATCAG TATCATCATGTGTAGATCATCTCAGAAGCATCAGCATGAGAAAATTCATGGAAAATGGCAGAAGCAACATTGTCACAAGCATTGA
- the LOC137608840 gene encoding solute carrier family 46 member 2-like, with product MVLPTPCQAILVVIQQTDPAIVLEQMGTAFFHNGLAMVVKDRSVNATYPNTSLSKDESQQKFISDFTMIHALIDHVAHVLPALFLAKIGDRGWKKVPIVVSLFGSLQSSLMLLLVIHFHFPLEVMFGAAILSAMCGGLCSFWSSVMTLSLLSSTVANRSKAMVKLELLCGITNLVANLVSGHLFLLFSSSLGRGTFQLSLSTLLILLCLIHVIVLLQVNVIEREAEEGYQPVSDASTNAPAGMNKVNVLLVYAATMLYTFGHNGAESLLNTFLMKEPLNWNAIQLGYVSATGSVINITSFLGVVVFRRCVGEILLILIGMVSYASGIFLMSFVTTAYMFYLARTLNMFSLIPLPIIRILLSQQVPASSLVVTFTSLHISMKLASLAYVPAFTEIYQSTLSWFPGFIFTLSSIVTVLGMIPISIIRCRSHRRHQYERIPGN from the exons ATGGTCTTGCCGACCCCGTGTCAGGCTATTTTAGTTGTGATCCAGCAGACAGATCCAGCTATTGTCCTGGAGCAGATGGGAACTGCTTTCTTCCACAATGGCCTTGCGATGGTGGTCAAGGACCGGTCCGTCAATGCCACCTACCCCAACACCTCACTCTCCAAGGATGAAAGTCAACAAAAATTTATATCGGACTTCACAATGATCCATGCTCTCATTGACCATGTGGCTCATGTCCTACCTGCACTGTTCCTGGCCAAGATAGGGGACCGCGGTTGGAAGAAAGTCCCCATTGTGGTGTCTCTGTTTGGATCTTTGCAGAGCAGTCTCATGCTGCTCTTGGTGATCCACTTCCACTTTCCATTGGAGGTGATGTTTGGGGCGGCTATACTGTCTGCGATGTGTGGTGGCTTGTGTAGCTTCTGGTCTAGCGTGATGACACTGAGTCTCCTCAGCTCCACGGTGGCCAACCGGTCCAAG GCAATGGTAAAACTGGAGCTGCTGTGTGGGATCACAAATCTGGTGGCGAACCTGGTGTCTGGTCACCTGTTCCTGTTGTTCAGTTCCAGTTTGGGACGTGGGACCTTCCAGCTGTCTCTGAGCACATTGTTGATCCTGCTGTGTCTCATTCACGTTATAGTTCTGCTGCAG GTGAATGTAATTGAGCGAGAGGCTGAGGAGGGATACCAACCCGTTTCTGATGCCTCCACCAATGCTCCTGCTGGGATGAACAAGGTAAATGTGCTTCTGGTCTATGCAGCGACCATGTTGTACACATTTGGACATAATGGAGCCGAAAGCTTGCTGAACACATTTCTGATGAAGGAGCCACTCAACTGGAATGCTATTCAG TTGGGTTATGTTAGTGCAACAGGTTCTGTGATCAACATCACCAGTTTCCTGGGTGTTGTTGTGTTTCGTCGTTGTGTCGGTGAAATCTTGCTCATCCTGATCGGCATGGTGTCGTACGCCTCAGGAATTTTCTTGATGTCCTTTGTTACAACAGCCTACATGTTTTACCTCG CTCGTACTCTCAACATGTTTTCTCTCATCCCATTGCCCATAATAAGAATTCTGCTGTCACAGCAGGTTCCAGCGTCCTCACTTG TTGTCACTTTCACTTCACTCCACATATCTATGAAGCTTGCTAGTTTGGCATATGTCCCTGCCTTTACTGAGATCTACCAGAGCACATTGAGCTGGTTCCCAGGTTTCATCTTCACACTGTCTTCCATCGTGACAGTCTTGGGAATGATCCCCATCAG TATCATCAGATGTAGATCACATCG